From the genome of Psychrilyobacter atlanticus DSM 19335, one region includes:
- the gpmI gene encoding 2,3-bisphosphoglycerate-independent phosphoglycerate mutase, with product MAKKPVMLMILDGWGINDHKEQKNAIADVHPENICKLIENYPNSRIKAAGEAVGLPDGQMGNSEVGHLNLGAGRVIYQPLVKISKDIKDGEFFEIETLKKAFNHAKKNNSAVHLGGLVSDGGVHSHINHIYGLLEMAKKVGVEKVYIHAFLDGRDTPPQSADKYVAELEAKMSEMGVGQIATITGRYYAMDRDNNYDRTKLAYDAMANGIGNTAKDGITAVKDSYANKVNDEFVMPTIIEGVDGQLKDGDVFINFNFRPDRARQITRAVNDSDFTGFEREYKEIEVLCMRQYDSTIDADIIYKDDKIVNTLGEVLAKNNLNQLRTAETEKYAHVTFFFNGGEEVAFDGEDRKLVASPKVATYDLQPEMSAYEVTDGVLESLEEDKYDVIILNFANPDMVGHTGNFEAAKKAVGVVDECVAKIADKMLELDGVLMVTADHGNVDLMEDPETHVPFTAHTTNDVPFVLVSNRYKDAEVKDGKLADFAPTILSVLGIEVPKEMGGEILIK from the coding sequence TTGATAGAAAATTATCCTAATTCTAGGATTAAAGCAGCAGGAGAAGCAGTTGGACTTCCAGATGGTCAAATGGGTAACTCAGAGGTAGGACATCTTAATCTAGGAGCAGGAAGGGTAATATACCAACCATTAGTTAAAATATCAAAGGATATCAAAGACGGAGAGTTCTTTGAGATAGAAACATTGAAAAAAGCATTTAACCATGCTAAGAAAAATAATAGTGCAGTACATTTAGGTGGACTAGTATCTGATGGTGGAGTTCACTCTCATATAAATCACATTTATGGATTATTAGAGATGGCTAAAAAAGTAGGAGTAGAAAAAGTATATATCCATGCATTCCTTGATGGAAGAGATACACCTCCTCAATCAGCAGATAAATATGTAGCAGAATTAGAAGCTAAAATGTCTGAGATGGGTGTAGGTCAAATAGCTACTATTACTGGTAGATATTATGCAATGGACAGAGATAATAACTATGATAGAACAAAATTAGCGTATGATGCTATGGCTAATGGAATTGGAAATACTGCAAAAGATGGTATCACAGCTGTTAAAGATTCATATGCAAATAAAGTAAATGATGAATTTGTAATGCCGACAATTATAGAGGGTGTAGACGGACAGTTAAAAGATGGAGATGTATTTATCAACTTTAACTTTAGACCAGATAGAGCCAGACAGATAACAAGAGCTGTAAATGATAGTGATTTTACAGGTTTTGAAAGAGAATATAAAGAGATAGAAGTACTATGTATGAGACAATATGACTCAACTATAGATGCTGATATAATATATAAAGATGATAAGATAGTAAATACATTGGGAGAGGTATTAGCTAAAAATAACCTAAACCAATTGAGAACAGCAGAAACTGAAAAATATGCCCATGTTACTTTCTTCTTTAATGGAGGAGAGGAAGTGGCCTTTGATGGTGAGGATAGAAAATTAGTAGCTTCTCCTAAAGTAGCTACCTATGACCTACAACCTGAAATGAGTGCATATGAGGTGACAGATGGTGTATTAGAGTCATTAGAAGAGGATAAATATGATGTAATCATACTAAATTTTGCTAACCCTGATATGGTTGGACATACTGGAAACTTTGAGGCAGCTAAAAAAGCTGTAGGAGTAGTGGACGAGTGTGTAGCTAAGATCGCAGATAAGATGTTAGAGTTAGATGGAGTACTAATGGTTACAGCAGATCATGGAAATGTAGATCTGATGGAAGATCCAGAGACTCATGTACCATTTACTGCTCATACAACAAATGATGTACCGTTTGTCTTGGTATCTAATAGATATAAGGATGCAGAAGTAAAAGACGGAAAATTAGCAGACTTTGCTCCTACAATATTAAGTGTGTTAGGAATAGAAGTACCAAAAGAAATGGGTGGAGAGATATTAATAAAGTAA
- a CDS encoding IS3 family transposase (programmed frameshift), with product MSKKVFSDIEVTKLSKNKNISKVSNKAITYTFEFKKKFIDEYKKGKLSRIIFEEAGLDIEILGKKRIQTASNRWRKAFKEQGELGLKDTRKTSSGRPLKRELTDLEKIKRLEAQIEYLKIENEFLKKVRRDRKGGCLNKTEIFEAIELIVKKYKLKSKIKFLCFQAGVSRSGFYNYINSEKNRNNKEAQDLKSKKLILKAFNRRGFKKGARSIRMILENEFDTIFNLKKIRRVMKKYKIICPHRKPNPYKNIAKATKEHSTVPNILNREFKQGIPRKILLTDISYLTYGVGKRAYLSTIKDSSTNEILAHEVSHSLSLDIALDTVKRLVRRKFKLHPECIIHSDQGFHYTNPKFQRLVKSNKILQSMSRKGNCWDNAPMESFFGHMKDEINLKPLKTLDDVKKELSKYMNYYNNHRYQWNLKKMTPAQYRNHLLTVS from the exons ATGTCTAAAAAAGTATTTTCAGATATAGAAGTTACTAAATTATCTAAAAATAAAAATATTTCTAAAGTTTCAAATAAAGCTATTACATATACTTTTGAGTTTAAGAAGAAATTTATTGATGAATACAAAAAAGGAAAGCTTTCGCGCATAATTTTTGAGGAAGCTGGTTTAGATATTGAGATTCTTGGAAAAAAGAGAATCCAAACTGCAAGTAACCGTTGGAGAAAAGCGTTTAAAGAACAAGGAGAATTGGGTTTAAAAGATACTAGAAAAACCTCTTCTGGAAGACCTCTAAAAAGAGAGTTAACAGATTTAGAAAAAATTAAACGCTTAGAAGCACAGATTGAGTATTTAAAAATAGAAAATGAAT TTCTTAAAAAAGTTAGACGAGATCGAAAGGGGGGATGCTTAAATAAAACTGAGATTTTTGAAGCTATTGAATTAATAGTTAAAAAATATAAGTTAAAATCAAAAATTAAATTCTTATGCTTTCAAGCAGGGGTTTCTAGGTCTGGTTTTTACAACTATATTAATTCAGAAAAAAATAGAAATAATAAAGAAGCTCAAGATTTAAAATCCAAAAAATTAATTTTAAAAGCTTTTAATAGAAGAGGTTTTAAGAAGGGCGCCCGAAGTATCAGAATGATTTTAGAGAATGAATTTGATACTATTTTTAATTTGAAAAAAATAAGAAGAGTTATGAAAAAATACAAAATAATATGTCCTCATAGAAAACCTAACCCTTATAAAAACATAGCTAAAGCAACTAAGGAACATTCAACAGTCCCAAATATATTGAATAGAGAATTTAAACAAGGAATTCCTAGAAAAATTCTCTTAACTGATATCAGCTATTTAACTTATGGGGTTGGCAAAAGAGCTTACCTCTCAACAATAAAAGATAGCAGCACTAATGAAATACTAGCTCATGAAGTTTCACATAGCCTCAGTCTAGATATTGCTTTAGACACAGTTAAGCGCTTAGTTAGAAGAAAGTTTAAACTGCACCCAGAGTGCATTATTCATTCAGATCAAGGTTTCCACTATACTAATCCTAAGTTCCAAAGGTTAGTGAAATCAAATAAAATTCTCCAATCAATGTCGCGAAAAGGGAACTGTTGGGACAATGCTCCCATGGAATCATTTTTTGGACATATGAAAGATGAAATAAATTTAAAACCCTTAAAAACATTAGATGATGTAAAGAAAGAACTATCTAAATATATGAATTATTACAATAACCATAGATATCAATGGAATCTAAAAAAGATGACTCCTGCGCAATACAGAAATCATCTTTTAACAGTATCTTAA